The DNA segment GACGGCGCGGTGGCCGGTGAGGCCGTCGCACTCGTAGGCGCGCACCGCCGCCGGCTCGGTGAGCACCGCGCCGGCCCCCACCGCGGCCCGCAGCCGGGCGATCACATCGGGATCCATGGGACGGGATGGTAGGCATCGCCCCCGGCCGGCGCCATCGCGCGCGATCACCGCGCTACCCTCCGCCGCCATGGGTCCCGACCGCTGGCACCTCCACGCCGTGCTCCTCCCCGGGGGCGCGGATCCGGTCGACCTCTGGGTCGACGGCGGCCGGCTGACCACGGCGCCGCAGGACGGGGCCGAGACCCTGCCCGGCGGCTGGGCGCTGCCCGGGCTGGTCGACGCCCACGCCCACCTCAGCATCGACATCGCCGGAACCGGGCTGGGGCGCGGCTCGCCGGAGCTGATCGACGCCAACCTCCGCGCCCACCTCGAGGCCGGGGTGCTGCTGGTGCGCGACGTCGGCGCCGTGCCCGGGGCCACCCTGCCCGAGGGCGGCGGCCACGGTCCGCGGCTGCTCCGCGCGGGCCGCTTCCTCGCCCCTCCGGGCCGCTACATCCCCGGTCTGTACGAGGGCGTCGAGGCGGCCGGGGTGGTCGAGGCTGGGCTCGCCGAGGTGGCCGCCGGCGCCACCTGGGTCAAGGTGATCGCAGACTTCCCCGAGCGCTTTCCCGACGGCGGCCCGGCGATGCCGAACTACGACCTGGAGACGCTCACCCGGCTCGTCGAGGCGGTGCACGCCGCCGGGGCGCGGGTGGCCGCCCACGTCACCGGGCGGGCGCTCGCCGACGTGGTCGCCGCGGGCGTCGACTCGATCGAGCACGGGATCCGGATGGACGGGGACGCGCTGACCGCCCTCGGCCGCCGCGGCGGCGCCTGGACACCGACGCTCGCCACCACCGCCGAGATGCTCGGCGAGGAGCGGTTCGCACGCCTGGTCGAGCGCCTCATCCCGATGCTGGCGGGCGCCGCGGCGGCGGGGGTGACCGTGCTCGCCGGCACCGACACCCGCCCCGCGGGCTCGCTCGCCGCCGAGGTGGCGCTGCTCCGGCACTGCGGGCTGCCGCCGGTGGACGCCATCGCCGCCGCCTCCACCGCGGCGAGGCGCTACCTCGGCCTGCCCGGCCTGGAGGGCGGCGCCGCTGCCGACCTGGTGTGCTACGCGTCCGATCCGCGCGACGACCCCGAGGTGCTGGCCACGC comes from the Candidatus Dormiibacterota bacterium genome and includes:
- a CDS encoding amidohydrolase family protein; the encoded protein is MGPDRWHLHAVLLPGGADPVDLWVDGGRLTTAPQDGAETLPGGWALPGLVDAHAHLSIDIAGTGLGRGSPELIDANLRAHLEAGVLLVRDVGAVPGATLPEGGGHGPRLLRAGRFLAPPGRYIPGLYEGVEAAGVVEAGLAEVAAGATWVKVIADFPERFPDGGPAMPNYDLETLTRLVEAVHAAGARVAAHVTGRALADVVAAGVDSIEHGIRMDGDALTALGRRGGAWTPTLATTAEMLGEERFARLVERLIPMLAGAAAAGVTVLAGTDTRPAGSLAAEVALLRHCGLPPVDAIAAASTAARRYLGLPGLEGGAAADLVCYASDPRDDPEVLATPSAVLVRGRRVP